The Thunnus thynnus chromosome 13, fThuThy2.1, whole genome shotgun sequence genome segment AACATAGTGCTTTTATGACATTATCGTTATCTTGCTCATCTTTTTAGCCTGAATTTTTTTCTGGGTTTTCTCTCTGACAGACTTGTGTGGAGAAAAAGAAACTGCTTCAATTAACTACAACTTTCTTAAATAACCTTTGCAAAGCTCCAGCTGAGGTTGGTTGGATGttaatttattcatgtataAATGAGTTGCCTACATAGACCAGTAGTGACTGATTAAAGTGTCAATAACTCTTAACAAAGCACTTcactaatttgtttttttgtacaccttatatttttaataaaagctgTAAttacttctttttatttttagtctttTCTAATGTCTTGAGATCCCCTGTTGTATTgagaaactgtttaaaaaaaattagatcacttttggagctttttagcAATAAAAAGATCACATAGATTAAGAACTTATTAAGAAATTACTCTGACTCTCAAGAGGTCTGACTCCAGTTTAAGTACCTAAATGATTAATGAAACAGTTCTAAATTTAACTGATGTCAGAAAtttgagctttttctctgactgTGATGGTTTGGGGTTCAACTTGACAGAACAAACCTTTgttattttccctttttctcaTGAGTCAAACTAACTTCGATGTCGTGCTTCGGAAATGTGTTTGGAAACGCTCTTGTGatatttgttttacagattCATGACAGACTCGGGTGTAAACACAGCCTCAGATATGATGGACTATGAGGGACCAGCAGAAAGAGATATCACCTTCATTTTGTTTGCCTCCCAGTAGAGGAGAGATAACAGCCGACACCGAGTCCACGATCACAGCCTTGACAGAGCCACCGCCAACAGACGCCTAatacaaaatgtgacaaaattaGATGAGCTGCAAATTTGATGTCTTTCTCAAAAGGTTCCCCAGGTACAGCAGGATTGTTGGTATATTTCAAACAAAAACGAACCTGCTGAAGCCCACTACTGCGTAGACTGTACAGACAGTCAAGTAGAGAGAAGATGTCAAACAAACGGAAGATACGAATCCTCTGAAGAGCTTCCATCTGTAAAATGACAGTTTCtagttttacagtgttttatttcatctcatATATTTAAAACTCAATTCCTGTCAACTCACCTGCTCTTCTTTGTTACTTGTTTCAGTTTGTAGCATCTGAAGCAAGCGGCTGGCGGTCAGACCTCCTGTCGTATCGATATATATTACGCCCTGTTTCAATTGGTAAGAAATGTGCACTGCGACACCAAAACACACCTAGAAGACATGACAAGAGTGCAGTGAATAGTTTAAAAACAGCTTGCATAACTTGTGTTTGGCTAAATGGTAACTCTGAAAAGTACATTTCAGCAAGAGTTCAACTTCTTATTCcaaaaggaggaaaaggaatTTACGAGCCTGAAATAATCAGTGGCAGAGAGGGAAGGTAGAAAATGTTCACCTGAGATTTGCCACTTCCTGGGCCTCCTGACAGCTCTGTTATCTCTCCAGTGTACAAGCCTGAATCCAGCAGTTTATCTAAGCTGCAAGAAACAAGGTACAGTTCATTACTCACAACTGCCATCCAATGGAATACACTATTGAGTCCGAGTAAATTcgtaaatcaaaaaaaaaaaagagcagctgtGTAAGCATAATAAACAGAGCTTGCATTAGGTTCCAGACAAGCAGGTAGCTCTGGCTTtaaaaagtgaagccaatgtggaagtgccttaaacctgaaTTCTCTCAAATGGCctgcagggggcgactccactgagtccaaaaagaagtctgattgtatggaagtccaTGAGGAAATGACCCGACTTCTCACTGTATTTATTACCCCAGTAAacatgagtttatggtctcaatcgctagtttcaagtcttcttcaatacagcgtgatgttcattttgtaaattatggtcccatttagagtaaaatagacgtaACATCACCATGGCATAATCCCATAATCTCAGAGTATAGGTGTAGGCTGCCATTATCAGCCCTCATCATCCACCCATGTTTGTATGGAAAATCACCATCATGGCAGCAGTACGTCTGATAaggtttatttagtttttttctttttgactgtTATTGTAAATATTGTTTGATACTCTCAGCAGTTAAAAATCAGTGAGGCCCCTTTTATTATTTGTTGAAAATATTACTTATGAGCTGGGATGGAGGTGTATGAACTATAAGTTgcatcatttgtgtttttgaaagaCAAAGATGTTTGTGATATTTAAGGAGACAGCTACTATTGTGGGCATAATACTGGGAATACAGTTAACATATATTCAGTTAAGAAGATAACTCAAGCTTCTCTGACAAGTCTGGCTTTCCCTACCCCATGCTATggtatgttttaaaaaaggtattttaaaatgtttgcatttgGTTATTTAATAAGACTATAGTAGGTAGTAGCACctcttttgatttgatttcatttctgacatttctacACGCCTGTTTAAATAACTACAAAACTTCTAATTCTTTTTATGCCTCTCTGGTCTCAAGGCTGTTGGTTAATGTGTATCAAacagcaagaagaaaaaaagtattaaaaggaagtattaaaaagagaaaagttgttaaaataCGCCAAAATGTGTACAGCATTGGATAAAGGCGTAGGTGTAGCCGTCACTCAGAGCTGCTAACTCTCACCCATTGACCTTGAGCAACTGACATGTTTCACACGCTCTCATGCCACATGTCCCTCGTCTCACGCAGTGAAAAACATATTCATAACTGAAAACATTGCAGCGTGAAAAGACGACACTGACGGCGCACAGACGGAAAAGACAGAGCAGCACGGTGCAACAGCAGCACTGGGTGGCAGCGAATTAATCAGACCATCGGGGGGAAAAGCGAGAAATATGAACAAATCTATTTTATGGTAATTTATTCCCATGCATACTGCTCAGAGTCATCTCTAAAAATGCCCAACATTTCctggttctagcttctcatCTGTGACTATTagctgattttctttgtcatttatgATAGTCAATTGAATATCTgatggttttggactgttagtccaACAACACAAGCAAGATAATGATATTGTGACAATACCAAATTCAGGCAAACTCCATTCACAGACGCCGTGAGATAAAGCTGAAAGCTCGAAAGTGGACCTTTATATGAGATTACTGTGTCAAAATACTGTTCTCAAGGTCATAATAAatcttctctcatctttttttacattgctcTGCTCAATTAATCCCTATTCCACTATCCACTTCCTATAGCTTTATCCATTTCTTCCAGTATTAAATGCTGAGATGATTACAAAGAACATTCGTAACTCTTCCTCTAGAAACAGTGGACTCAAACTCCTGGAGGTTTATTCTGAGATTGATACTTAAACCATCTTTATTCACAGGGATATTCTGATCTTCATATCTTTAGTGAAATAGGGTCTGTACTTAAGATTTCCAACCTTGTCAGTCTTGTTTTAGATTCACTGTTGCTACACAGGTAGATCTTCACTGAGCACCTTCATACCGTGCAGGTCGATTATACATGACCTCTTCCACCTCAATGTATCGGCTCTTTTTATGCGTTCACACCACATGAAACTTAGGCAATAAATCACCGGCAGTCCATTAATTTCTCACTGACCTGAGTGAACAGGGCCTGGGCTGATGTGTGGATGTGGACAAAGTAGGCCATGGTTGAAGGTTTAACGATCAGCTGTCAAAAGCCCGTAACATGTCTGTGGTGTCTTAACCTTATCATGCCAATCTGATTTCATCTTGTGAACAATAGCTCAGCCAAGCAAGTGCAAAATAGGTGTCAGGtctgtttacaacctgtctagTCTTCCAGCAGCCAAAGCTTTTACACCACAGGAATAAATGTTTCAACCTCTATGCCCGGACAGCTGGTCTATCCAGTTGACAGTAAGCTCTGAAACTAGTCAACTGATTTtgaatcttgcttttaattactGCTGCCTAATCTGTGCATGGTATAGTAGCTAGTTACCTCGTCATTACCTCATAATGTTATGAAAAGATACAAAAACTACATAATGTGCCTGTTTAGTTGCACCTGTGGATCACTACATATATTAGAGCCCTGTCCAATGCATGGTAAGACTTCCCGTGCAATATTTAGCATTCTACATCTATCTATTATTGTCCTTTTAAGCTGTCGATTGTTTTGGGTTAATGTTTGGTTGGGTTTGGTTGTGTTTCACAGTTCCACAACAGAGGTCTGCTCTAGTAATCTGATGCCCAAAAAATTTATAAGGTAGGTGTTTCAGGGCAAGTATTCTATTGAGTTCCAGATATAAAAGTCTTATTTTCAGTAAAGACAATATTGCATGACTGACAGTTAGATTGCTTCTTAGCCTTGGATGGGTATTAAATCCTCCCAATttaatcatcagtacaaaagatgagcaagtgtatttttatttggttcttagataaaaagtcaaaaggtACAAATCTGTGCATATAGAAAGATAAGAAGAGAAAGCAACTACCACTCTCAAGGAGCCATTTCATTAAAAAGCATCCAACCACAGAGCTTTAAATCCTGTTGGTTGCAATGTTAATGGTGAGCAGATGCTTAAGATTACACTTTTTAGAACCCTAACAAAATATTCAGCAAATCAAATTAATCCACTTGTGTATTCTTGGCCAATTTTGGAAGAATTCAGCAACTATAGTGTGCCGTTTTGTTCCCAATTGCAACAAAAAAACGTTCAAAGGCAATGGTGACttaggctcatgggtattgtagtatttagagCCATCTGCCATACCacactgactgaaaatacataACTTCTCAGACACTacactgaaacaattaaaaccGGCAGccataacataaacatatagtAACATAACTTCAACATAGAAACTCTCCTGTTTCTGTGTTGAGGAACATTGTCTAAATTACTGAAACAAAAAATTCGAAAAGGGAAAATACAGTTGTAAAAAAATACTTTGGAATCAGCATTTCCCCTTCCTTTCTTGAGAAATACATCTTTTTGTATTTATCGTATTGGTTTGTGTCCATTTCTCTGTGCATTTTAAATAGTGCTGGGTATAAAAGTAAAGTACTTGTACTGTACTGTCCATACCAAAAACTGTAAACTGCCGATCATTTACTTATATTCTTGATTTCAGTCATACTTTAGTTAGAATAATACTATATTTTATTCAGCATAAGTTCCTTTATATTACAGACACATTTGAGAATTTTAGGTTTATGTTACCAAAGTGTAGGTATTTCTATTGGCGCCAGTACTGCCAGCTCTTGAAGAATGAGTGCTGTTCTTGCACTTGTAGTTTGATCATCATCAGAGGAAGTGTTTGTTGTCGTAATGCTTCAACCATCTGTTCTTTCTGCAGCATTGGAACATCTTGATTTGTCTATGTTGACGTTCAGGCCGGTGATCTGTGCAGTTTGTAAAATCTCATCATCTTTGCCTGCGCATGTGATGATAGATGTGACAGCGTTGCAGTTAAATCTACATAGCCAAGGTCCTCTAGCTTGAAGGTTAAGTATCAGTGGAAGCTTGTGGTTGGTTGATAGTAGTTCTCATCACCCGGAGCATGATTGTGAAGAGGAGAATTGGCGGGGACGGACCTTCTTCCATTATGCCTGCCTTCTCTGAGACTGGTGCAGAGAGGGTTTGCACTGTTGATGAAGCATCAGGTTGTGTTCCTTTAAGGGCTCAGGGTGATGTAAGTGATTGTCCTTGCGAAGCCGCAGATTGAGAATTTCTCATTGAGTGTACTTATCAGTGATATCAGAATACTGATGATTGAAGTGGACGCAATGAAGAGgctcagtttttgttgttgagtCTAGTTTTAGGTAACAGGTTTAGTTTCTGTGCACAAATATTTCCTGCCAGCGTCCATAGAGAGCAACAGGAGAATAATGAATAGAAATAGTGCAAATTAGCAGCATTTAAGTGGGGTAGAATACTCATGTATGTGGCTGTATTATGTGGACGCTTAGATGGAAGTAAATCTTTACAATTATCAATGACAGTCTTGATCTGAGGCTGAATTTTATCACACCTGAATATTTCCTAAGTAGCCTAAACATGGAATTATAGTATCACTGTGTCATCACACTGTCGAAGTgttgacaaaatatattttgtaggCTACATGACACAGAAGTTGATGAAAGCTATAAACCATTATCAgccttcatcatcatccatccTGTTAGGATGAAAAATCACCATCATGGCAGCAGTAAGTCTGATAAggttttcttgctttctttttgaTTGTCATTGTAAATATTGCTTGATACTCTCagcagttttattatttattacatgttGAAAGTATTACTTAATTACTTACCTGTTCAAATAACTTCAAAACTATATCCATCTAATTCTTTTTATGCGTCTCTGGTCTCAAGGCTGTTGGTTAATGTGTATCTAACAGCTAGAAGAAGAAAGTATTAAAAGGAAgtattaaaaagagaaaagcttttaaatatgCCAAAATGTGTACGGCACTGGATGAAAGCTGAAGAGAAGTCCTGACAGTTAACAGCCATCAGGGCTTCAAGCTTTAGGTAGGAAATGCCTAGCTGTCTTCAACTGAGCgtgatgaaaaaaatgcaaatactcaAATATTTGCATCATTTCATTCGGACTGCATTCTCCTCTCAGACAGAGCTGTAAAATAAttcaagaaaaacatcacattcatGTGCTCTTACAATGAATATTGTTTTCTACATATAGTCCATTGATTTTTATTGAGAGATTAAGGTCTACTCTGCAAAatcctttatatattttactgtatgtttcattACTCTTTCTCTGCATAAACCTGGTAACTGACAACTATGTATTCTTGTCATTGACGGAATAAAGCCTAGCACCAAGGACACCAATGAGCATCATTCATCAGTTCATCTTTTCACCAGTAGAGCGCAGCCACGACACACACAAGTCACACTGGCTTTACTCTCATGGTTGATTCAGTTTCATATCACTAATCCAAAGCACTGACTAATTTATGAAAACCACTTAAAAAGGAgcgactgagagaaaaaaaaaaacacctgtggTTATTAATTATTCTGAAACAGTGAGTAAAGGTCCAGAGCAGTCTGTATCCTGGCCAAAGAATATTTCCCTTCTACAAGTGGAAAATGTATCTGCGATGCTCCATCTGCCTACAGACAACCGAATCTACATCTATGTTCAAACCTTGGGATGCTGCGTCTCAGTTCTGCAGGCTAATTCTAAGTGCTGCTGTAATACGATGCCATGCTGGCAGCAGTGGGACTTTTTGGTCTCTTTCAGTCATTAAATTTTGATTCTCTGATGtaccaaaaaaaatgttttaaaggtcTTGTcagtggtgtttgtttttttgcggAAAGTAGTAAAGCTGAAGACCAAGTTAATGCAGCTGATATATCAGAGGCCACTTTAGACAGCGTTCACGAGCCAAATGGAACAACAAGCAGAGAAGtcctttttagctgctaaaatgTTTCCCCTGTGCAAGAATGTAGCACACACGCCATTTCTGAATCACTCTATCGCTCCGCTGTATTTTTAACTACAGGTACAGTACTCCAGATGCATATTCTACTGGCACAAATCAATGCAAATTTGATtttaacaacactgaaattattttagcTTGATAAAATGGGTCGATGTAGAGGAATCTGGTTACAAAACATCTTTGCTAATGTACAATACTATTGATTTCTTATTATATGCTGTGATTGTGGACATTCTGTACTGGTCTGCAAAGCTGTAGAGCAACAACAGTGAACATactgaaactgacaaaaatgacttaaattcATCCCCTGCTCCAACAAAGGCAGTTTAAGTACATAAGAATTTGATGTAGCATGTTAAAATGTTGGTTAGCGTCAACCCTCATGTCCTTccattttcaaaacaaagaaaatattgcCACTTTCACCAAACAAGTCCAAGATTTTAATCTGAAATGATATCAAGAGGCAGTGATGAAGAAGCCAGCCTTAAACGAGCATCACCACAAAATCAGTTTTGTGTCTAAACTGAAAACCAAGGGAGTGTTTTTTAATTCAATATGTGGAGAACTGTCCTCAGGGATACATATTTGATTTTGGAGGTGAACCTTAAGCTCTTGTGGCACTGAGCCCACCTTTAAATCCCCCAGTTTGCGAAAGACAAAGCAGTGcgctctgctgtgtgtgcagaATTGTCTTTACCTGGGATTTCCAGTGGAGAGGATGGCGGTTGAGCTCAATAGTTCTTCATACAGATCAGCACCCGACACAGGGAAGGCCGTGTGTTGGGCCAGCAGCACTCTGCGGATGGCAAACAGAgcctgaaatataaaaaattacAGCATATGAGGCTCACACAACTGCTGCATGGATCCACCGTGCGCTTATCTACCTCTGCCAAGACTGCTAGATTGGATAGTTTTCTGCCCAATTGGGCCATTATGATGATAAACCAAAAGGCATGAGGTAAAATTTTGGCTTGTTTTGATGCGATTAGgagaatttttttaaatgatttcatCATGACCACGCTGTCTGCTCTTTCTATGCCTTTCTTATATCATCAGTGGTTGGTTAATAACGAGTTATTAAAACTAGTGATGTTACATTTCCAAGTGTACCTCAAGAATGCAGGGCAGTTTCTTTAACGTTTTGCAATGACAATGTCACGGATTATTTTTGAAGCTTCATTTTGGATGTACAACCCCATCAATTTAGGCTAATCCTGGAACTAACAATAACTTTCTCTGAATCGATtcatctgattattttttgtttagtCGATtacataaaatcacattttggtgcctcttttttttctctttgttttgtatttatttctctctcttttttctatttcttaaaCTCTTACAAACACAACTACATACAGAATAATGGCTGTACACAACCTTTCACACATGCTCACAATTACCTACACACAGTCTAAATAGACCCTCCAGCTCTATAACTAATGcaattcagtttgtttgtttgttcacatCTATGGACACTGAATGTTCACTCATTTTTCCTTGTTACTCTATTGCTTTTTCTGTCTTAGGCCAATGTCATGTCGGACTATATGACTGTCTTGCTCTAAtcatattaacaataataaaaaagaaagacaaaaaaaaaaactcttacaAGTTCACAGAGTCCAAGGTGGCATTttgaaattgcttgttttgtttggccAGCGgtccaaaccccaaagatactcaattattcaacaatataaaacacagaaaagcagcaaatcctcacatctgagaagctggaaaaagcaactgtttaacattttttctggCCAACAGGTTTTCTTCAGTATGGGAAAACTCTGACTTAATTTCCCTCAACTCTgcatattatttttcttattgccaaACTGGCATACTCATTGCCAGAAAGTAAAGAACCGCACTccataaaatgaataaaaagtagCAAACTGAATCACATACTTTTCACTACCTCATTTATTAGGACTAGAAATGCAAAACGTCTCAGCCAGCCTTGAACACTAGATCCCACACGGTGATGCCACAGAAGTCATTACGTGATTGGCTCTTCACTGGCAAACTACCATACTGATGCTGAGACCAGATCCTTTAAAACATGCACTTGTTCTACACATGAACCCTGTGTTCATTGTTCAACTATCTCTTGGtatctgtcaaataaatgagtaaatgtCAGAAAAGCTGACATGACATGAGTATTTATATCTAAATCCCTCTTTTCTTctgtaaaatgccaaaatattaTCATGCTCATCCTGCATATGGAGGCGTgcacataaacatatttaattaaatgtgatCTGTCGGTTCGCAGGTCCCTGCCCATAAATTCGCTTTCACTTGGAAATAAGTAACATCACAAAAGCTGAAGACGCTCTACTTGCTGTTTCACTGGGACTTTAAGGTGGCTAGTTGAACACCTCTGATAGAAgccatgttttaaaaatatagtgacatttctcttcatctaaaaatatcttttaaaggaccagtgtgtaggatttagtggcatctagccatgaggttgcagattgcaaccaattgaacacccctccccttccaagcatgtaggagaacctatggtggccacgaaactcacaaaaacgtgaaaggccctctctagagtcagtgtttggtttgtcccttCTAGGCTACAGTAGAACTACTGTAGGCGGTATGGCAGGCTctatggaagaggacccactccctatgtagatatcataaagggctcattctaaggtaatgaaaacacaattcttattttcaagtgattatacactaattaaaacatacttttgaaTATTAtactccatttctgccaagtcagttctgctagatgccactaaattcaaCGTACAAACATTATGAGAAGCGCATAGAAGGTGAGCATGACCAAAGGGAGAACGCCTCCCCATGACAAtcctaaaaacaaatttaaattaaaaataaaagtaaatacagTATGACTAACCAATAATGCCATGACTACCGCTCTTCTGCGCCACCGCCCCATGGGATCTTTGGATTTCTTGTCTAAGGAATCAATTTGCTTGAGTGCATTTTTAAGATTATCCGTGTTGTCCAACTGCAGTGTGGTAGGTACAAATATCAAAGAGCATCCCACTGGAGTTATTCTGAAATCCTGCAACATGACATCAGTCCACTATAAGAAAACAAAGTGTTCACTAACCAGACTGGGCTGTGATGTCTTCTACAAAAAAGGGATCAGATGGGAAAATGTTGGGGAGCCCAGATTTCTGTAGCTTTCTGTAGACACTTACTGCTGTTTAGCAGACTTATACTCTGATTAGTCTCTTCTTCTGGGCAGAGAGGATTTCCTGCCAGAATTTGTGTCCAACAAGAGAAATTTATTCAGGGAAATAAGTCAAATCTGTTGGGCCTAATTAGTGGGAGTGTTGGTGCCCCAGTTTGGATTGTGGACTCATAATATGGgtgtgtttttacataaaaG includes the following:
- the rad51d gene encoding DNA repair protein RAD51 homolog 4, translated to MVVLREGMCPGLDEDLVRDLRAADIKTVEDLVASDTEDLAQKCSVSYKALFAIRRVLLAQHTAFPVSGADLYEELLSSTAILSTGNPSLDKLLDSGLYTGEITELSGGPGSGKSQVCFGVAVHISYQLKQGVIYIDTTGGLTASRLLQMLQTETSNKEEQMEALQRIRIFRLFDIFSLLDCLYSLRSSGLQQASVGGGSVKAVIVDSVSAVISPLLGGKQNEGMSLMIQVARVLKTMAKDFNVATLVTNHVTRGGSSGGEVQPGLGVSWSHIPRTRILLERIEKATVSHSSLRSATLIKSSRQPCHIKEEFDLQWWSRSEEGSSGKRKLDETDS